The genomic window CTATCCAGCAACTCTCCGTGATCATCTCATGCCATATTCGTTCGCTGGGCAAAGCATTCCTGACTCCGTTCCTCGGGACCTGACTAGAGCATTGTTGTTCCAACGTCAGCTCTTTGCCGGTTTATCGGTCAAAAGTTTCGTGCCGCTCGATTTCACGCTTCCCGAGGATGGGTTTTCCGAGCCGTTCTACGGTCGCGAGGCTCTGTTGCAGGCCGTGGCCGAGGCGCACCCGCACACGGTCTACGCGATGTTGCGACAGCTTCCTGAATTCACGCGGGAACTCAAAACCCTGCACTTCCGTCGCGCGCAGCCGCATATCCTCGCCTATGCAACCGCTGCGGCTGTGGTTGCCGCCGCACCGTTACCGCTGGCCGACTTGCCGGTCATCAGTGCTCTGCAACTGAAAATGCTTCATACGGTTGCCTCCCTGTACCGCCAACCGTTGGGGGTGAAAACCTTTCTCGAACTTATCTCCACCGTAGGTCTCGGCATGCTCTTTCGCCAAGGCGCGCGCAGCCTGCTGAAAGTCGTGCCGGGATTCGGTCACGCCCTCTCTAGTCTCTATGCCGGCGCGGCCACTTACGCTCTTGGCTGTGCACTGTGCTTCTATTACCAGGTCGTATTCGATGGCCACGTACCGACTCCCGAACGGCTCAAGACCTTCTATGAAGAAAAATTTGCCGAGGGGCTGGAGATGTTGAAAAAATCGGCATCTGGAAGTCGGAAGTCAGTATGACAACTTTGGTGGGTTTTCCACGAACATCACCCTCACCCGCACGCGCTCCGCTCGTGCTGCCCTCTCCCTGGCAGGGAGAGGGATAGGGTGAGGGTCGAGAGTGAAGGAATAGGGTACATGCAACGTACTCTCGGCCGCTGGCGTGTTGCTCTGCTGGTCACGTGCTTTGCGTTACCGCTTCTGGGCTTTGGCATCGCTGGGGCGCTATGGCTGTACGAGCGTGGCTGGTTAAGGTGGGCGAGTGCCGTGTTCGTGGTCGGTCAGACGCTGGCGTTGTTCTTCGTGCGGCGGTGGGTGCGCGGCGACCAGGCGGTCTTGCCGCCGCCGTCTGGACAACCCCCGCCCGAGGCGTCACCCCGTGAAGAGGCGGCGTGGAACCTCGTGCAAGAGTATCAGGCGCGCGTCGATCGCAACGAACTGGTCCTGTCTTCGTCCGAGCAACTGTTAGCGCTGGGCCAAGAAATCGTGGGGCGGGTGGCAGCCTTCTATCGACCAGACGAGAAAGAGCCGTTGCTGGCGGTCCCGATTCCACTCTTGTTGCGCGCCATCGAAGAAACCGCACGCGACTTGGCGCAGGTGACCGCGAGTCTGCCCTTCGCGCACCGCATCACCATCGGCGCCATGGTGCGCGGCTACCGCTTCGGCCAGCAACTGCAGCCCGCCTACGAGCTGTACCAGCTCTATCGATGGCTGTCTCCGCTGCTCAACCCGCAAAGCGGTTTGTTGCGTCTACTGGTGACCGATCGTCTTTTCGACTTCACCAAGGAGACGTTGAGTCAGTGGCTGCTGAAATGGTATGTCGACCGCGTCGGGTACCATGCCATCGCCTTGTACAGCGGAAAACTCTTGCTCACCCGCAGAGGCGACAACCTCATGCCGCTGCAACCCGCAACCGCAGCAGAGTTGGCGCGTGCCGAAACGGAAGCCGTCGAGCCGCTGCACATGCTGGTCTTGGGACAAGTGAAAGCCGGGAAGTCCAGTCTGGTGAATGCCT from Deltaproteobacteria bacterium includes these protein-coding regions:
- a CDS encoding 50S ribosome-binding GTPase, yielding MQRTLGRWRVALLVTCFALPLLGFGIAGALWLYERGWLRWASAVFVVGQTLALFFVRRWVRGDQAVLPPPSGQPPPEASPREEAAWNLVQEYQARVDRNELVLSSSEQLLALGQEIVGRVAAFYRPDEKEPLLAVPIPLLLRAIEETARDLAQVTASLPFAHRITIGAMVRGYRFGQQLQPAYELYQLYRWLSPLLNPQSGLLRLLVTDRLFDFTKETLSQWLLKWYVDRVGYHAIALYSGKLLLTRRGDNLMPLQPATAAELARAETEAVEPLHMLVLGQVKAGKSSLVNALLGTMRAATDSVPTTTQVTPYVLEQVAGEGQIVLQDMGGYEDPSAPPERRAQALAAAMRADVVILVASAVNVAREPDRRLLQELRAHFAEHPELRPPPVLVALSHIDLLRPPLEWAPPYNVATPDSPKACSIRGALDAVAADLQISSEHIIPLCLLPERVYNVEDVLMPLLVQILPEAKRVLLLRSMKTLRKQEQWELLWQQARATGRFLWTIGGEVVRKAGERVRGSVQG
- a CDS encoding DUF697 domain-containing protein produces the protein MDFPKSLDLNRLRSLLSPQVDDAALHAALDRLRQGAPPPVLWLFGKVQSGKTSIVRALTGAERAQIGDGFRPCTRTAARYEFPNADFPLAVFLDTRGVGEAGYDPQEDLAAFQAQAHLILVVVKAMDMALEQVLIALKHLLRANPTWPVVVAQTTLHEGYPATLRDHLMPYSFAGQSIPDSVPRDLTRALLFQRQLFAGLSVKSFVPLDFTLPEDGFSEPFYGREALLQAVAEAHPHTVYAMLRQLPEFTRELKTLHFRRAQPHILAYATAAAVVAAAPLPLADLPVISALQLKMLHTVASLYRQPLGVKTFLELISTVGLGMLFRQGARSLLKVVPGFGHALSSLYAGAATYALGCALCFYYQVVFDGHVPTPERLKTFYEEKFAEGLEMLKKSASGSRKSV